DNA sequence from the Pedobacter schmidteae genome:
GTTTCAAGTTTCTAGGCACCGAATTTTTACCTACCCTGGATGAAGGCTCTATTTATGTAAGGGCCAGTGCCCCGCTTAGTGTTTCACTCAACGAAACCAAAAAACTAAGTAATGAAATGCGTAAGATCTTTTTGAGTTTTGAAGAAGTGAAGCAAGTAATGTCGCAAACCGGTAGGCCCAACGATGGCACCGATGCAACGGGCTTTTACAATATGGAATTCCTGGTAGACATTTATCCCAAAGCAGAATGGAAACGAAAAGAGACCAAAGAACAGCTGATCCAGCGGATGCAGGAAAAACTCAAAGGCTATCCGGGCATCAGTCTGAATTTTTCTCAACCCATATCTGATAACGTAGAAGAAGCCGTATCGGGCGTAAAAGGTTCAATTGTGGTTAAAATGTTTGGTAATGATTTCAGTTTTATTGAGCAGCAGGAAGAAAAGATAGAAAACATTCTTAAGACTGTCCCTGGCATTGAAGACCTGGGTATTTTAAGAAACCTGGGGCAGCCCGAACTCAGAATTAACCTTGACCAGGGGAAAATGGCTTTATACGGCGTAACTACAGAAGATGCCAACTCCATTATTGAAATGGCCATCGGCGGAAAGGCGGCCACTCAGATCTACGAAGGAGAAAGAAAGTTTGACCTCAGGATCCGTTATCCGGAAGATTTCAGAAATGATGAAGCTTCAATAGGTGCCTTGCGGATTCCTACCCTTTCAGGCGCAAAAGTCCCGCTTAGTGAGATCTCCACTATCCGCAAAATTACCGGGCCAAGCATCATTTACCGAGATAAACACCAAAGATATGGTGCCATAAAATTCTCTATCCGTGGACGTGACATGGGAAGTACCATTGCTGAGGCGCAAAAAAAGGTAGCGGTGGAGATTAAATTACCAAAAGAATATAAACTGGAATGGGCTGGAGATTTTGAGAACCAGCAGAGGGCTACGTCCAGACTATCGACTGCGGTACCTATCAGTTTATTGCTGATTTTCTTTATCCTTTTCGTTTTATTTGGCAATATTAAGGATGCACTTCTGGTATTAAACAATGTTCCTTTTGCTATGGTAGGAGGTATATTCGCCTTGCTCATTACTAAGGTTAATTTCAACATCTCGGCTGGAATAGGATTCATTGCCTTGTTTGGCATTTGTGTACAAAATGGGGTAATCTTGATTACCAGGTTCAAAAACAACATGACAGAGTTAAAACATCATCCAACCTGGACTTTTGCAGATGCAATTCGGGATGGGGTTGCTACCAGGCTAAGGCCTGTGATCATGACCGCAATGATGGCCGCCATTGGTTTACTACCTGCTGCATTATCAACAGGAATCGGATCGGAAGCCTCTAAGCCCCTGGCCATTGTTGTTATTGGCGGATTGATGACCAATACCGTTTTTTGCTTATTTGTTTATCCTATTGTTTTTTATTGGGCTTATCACAAAAGAGCGAAACACTAATATACGTAGTAAATCAAAGCTAATTGACAATGTCAATTAGCTTTGATAGGCATAAACCATCTTTTTATTAGCATGCAACTTATCATCTACACGCTTTAAATGATCTTTAAACAGATTGTGGTCTGCCTCACTTGCTGCAGCCAATACTGCCAGTTTGTATTGTTCTTTTGCCAGCACAAAATCTTGCTGTATTTCAGCATTCAGACCGAGTCGACCATAAATTTCGGCCTTACACACCCCTGGCAGCGCTAGTGCTTTTTCAGATACCGGTCCCACTGATTGATACATCTTTAATGTAATCAACAGATCTAAATAATGTATATATACATCTGGAAATTCGGCTTCCAACTCGATGCATTTCTTAAAATAATAACCAGCGGTCTGATAGTTTTTAAACTGATAATAATAAAAGCATCCTAACTGGTAATAGGCTCTCGCATATTCGGGATCGGCATTGATAATCTCATTAAATAAATGAAGGGCTTTAGGTAGCTCCCCATAATTAAGTTCCTCTATTGCCTGCAGATATTTTTCATCTACAGTATATAAAATGTCCATAAGGATATATTAGTTTGTTAGGAACGTTGTTTCTAACAATTGATTTTTAAATAGTTAAATTAAATACAGCTCTTAAAAGCTTATGCTAATAAGCAAACGATGCTAGTGGCCGGGAAGGAAAATAAAGCCCATACCCTGCGCCTTTAGCCAATAAGACTGGCTATTTCCGTTTTTTAGGATATGTTTTATCTGTAACATGACTTATATTTTTTACAAATATAGGAAATTATTGGTATCGTCAAGAATTAAAGCATGTTAAACATTTTTTTAAGAAAACATTTGCATAACCGAATGGTTATATATACCTTTACATAACCATTCGGTTATACTTATAAAAATATAAACATGAAAGCACGAAGAGATGTATTCCAAGCCATTGCCGACCCAACCCGAAGGGAAATACTTGGGTTATTGGCAGCACAAACACTAACGTTGAATGGGATTGCCGAAAATTTTCAGATCAGTCAGCCTGCGATTTCTAAACATATGCGGATTTTAACAGAATGTGGATTGGTTTCTATTACTCCAAATGGACGCGAAAAGTTATGCGAAGCGAAGTTAGATCAGTTGAATGAAGTGACAGGCTGGGTTGAGCAATCTAAAAAATTATGGAACCACAGATTTGAAAAATTAGATCATTATTTAGTTGAATTACAAACCAAAAACCAGAACGATGGAATCAAATAAAATTCAAACAGAAAAAGAGCTCTACATTACACACCTCTTTAATGCACCCAGGGAGCTTGTTTTTCAAGCCTGGACAGACCCAGAGCAATTGAAACACTGGTATGCACCCGACGGCTGTACCATAGAATTTAAATCGGTAGATGCGAGGCAAGGCGGAACTTTTCATTCCTGTATTCATGATCCCGTGCATGGCGAATGCTGGATAAAAGGAGTTTATAAAGAAGTTACTTTCCCTGAGAAACTGGTTTTCTCTATGATCCTTAGTAATGAAAAGGGAGAAGATATAGGATCGGCCGCTGCTGGAAAGCCCGAAGACTGGCCACAGGAAATACTCACCACAGTGATGCTCGTTGCGGTTGGAGCACAAACCAAATTATCTATTCATCAGACTGTTCCTGAAGCATCAGCAAAAGAGAGCGGCGCTTACCAAAGCTGGATCAAAATGCTGAATAAACTGGAAACGCTTATGGAAAATGCTTAGTTTTCCATAAACGCATAATTTACTGGATAATTTTAAAACAAATTATCCAGTAATTCATCCTTAACTATATACGGCAGGGTAACGTTTAATGCAGCCGTCCGCTCCATCTCTCTGGAAATGGCAAATCTTGCTTCTTTATTCCTCGCCCAGCTTCGTCTGGCTATCCCGTTATTGACATCAAAAAACAGCATATTTTTTAGCTTTCCAGCGGCAGCATCAGTACCGTCAAGCACCATTCCGAAGCCTCCGTTAATTACCTCTCCCCAGCCTACACCACCGCCATTGTGGATAGACACCCAGGTTGCCCCTCTAAAACTATCACCAATCACATTATGAATGGCCATGTCTGCCGTAAAGCGGCTTCCATCATATACATTACTCGTTTCCCTAAAAGGAGAATCTGTACCACTTACATCGTGATGATCTCTACCCAATACAACCGGTGCAGACAATAATCCTGTTTTGACCGCCTCATTAAAGCGTTCGGCAATTTTAGCACGGCCTTCGGCATCTGCATACAATATCCTGGCCTGAGAACCCACGACCAGTTTATTGGCGTCGGCCTCTTTAATCCAGGTTACATTATCCTGAAGTTGCTGTTGTATTTCAACCGGCGCAACCACTTTAATTTCCAACAACACTTCCATCGCTAACCTATCGGTTGTTTTTAAATCTTCTGGATTACCTGAAGTACAAACCCATCTGAAAGGACCAAAACCATAATCAAAACACATTGGCCCCAATATATCTTCTACGTACGAAGGATATTTAAAATCTATGCCATTAGCAGCCATTACATCTGCCCCCGCCCTGCTACACTCCAGCAGAAAAGCATTACCATAATCGAAGAAATAAGTCCCCTTGGCCACATGTGCATTCACTGCATCGGCATGTCGTATCAGCGAAGCTTTCACATAGGTTTTAAAAAGTTCCGGATCTGCAGCCATCATCTCATTTGACTCCTGATAAGTAAGCCCTACCGGATAATATCCGCCAGACCAAGGATTATGTAAGGAAGTTTGATCTGACCCAATCTGAACAAAAACCCCCTCCTTGTCAAAATGCTCCCATACCGCCACAACATTCCCGATAAAGGCAAGCGATACGGTTTCCTTTGCAATCCGGGCTACTTTTATCCTGGTCACCAATGTATCCAAATCCTCAATCAACTCATCAACCCAGCCCTGTGCATGTCTTTTACGGGCAGCATCAGGATTGATTTCCGCACATACAGTGATACAACCGGTAATATTACCTGCCTTGGGCTGAGCACCGCTCATTCCACCTAATCCGGCAGTCAGAAAAATCTTTCCTTCTGGACTTTCTGATGAATCCAATTTCTTTCTGAAAGCATTCATCAAAGTAATGGTAGTACCATGTACAATTCCCTGCGGACCTATATACATATAAGAACCCGCAGTCATTTGTCCATATTGCGTAACTCCCAATGCACTATATTTCTCCAGATCGTCGGGCGAAGAATAGTTCGGGATCATCATTCCGTTGGTGACCACCACACGTGGCGCAGCAGGAGAAGAAGGAAACAATCCCTGCGGGTGTCCGCTATACATATTTAGCGTCTGTTCATCTGACATCGTAGCCAGATATTTCATGGTCAGTAAATACTGTGCCCAGTTTTGAAAAACACCACCGTTTCCGCCATAGGTAATGAGTTCATGTGGATGTTGAGCAATCGCCGGATCCAGATTATTTTGGATCATAAGCATGATACAGGCGGCATGCTGACTTTGAGCCGGATACTCCGCTACTGGCCGGGCATACATCGCATAATCCGGTCTGAAACGATACATATAAATCCGCCCGTATGTTTTTAACTCTTTCAGAAATTCGATGGCCAGTTCACCATGCCATTCCTGCGGAAAATAACGCAAGGCATTGCGCAAGCTCAGTTTCTTCTCGTCGCTGGTTAATATATCCTTTCTTACCGGAGCATGGCTAATGCTGTGATCATATGGCTTTTTTTCTGGTAAAATATCCGGAATTCCCTGTAATATTTGTGCTTTGAAATCCATAATTAAAAACTTTCAAATCTGTTAGAATATTCTGTAGTATTGGCTACATGGCTTTTTGCCGCTACTTCATTTGCCAGCTGTAAGATGGTTCCATCCTGTACCATTTCTATCGCCTTTTCCATCATCTCGTACATGATCTGGTCTTTCTCCAGGTGCTCAATTTTTGAACGGACGAAATTGTGGACCTCAGTGATCATTTTACCTGATTTTAAGGGAGCATGATAATCCATGGCCTGTGCCGCACAAAAAAGTTCAATTCCCAAAATCCTTTCTACATTTTCAATTACCTGCAAGGCTTTTCGTCCACTGATAGACCCCATACTCACATGATCTTCCTGCCCCAAAGAAGTTGGGATACTATCGGCACTTGCCGGAAAACAAAGTCCTTTATTTTCGCTGGCCAAAGCGGCTGATGTATATTGTAAAATCATAAAGCCTGAATTCAAACCAGTTTCCCTCATCAACAGTTTCGGTACGCCAGCTGTATTACCTTCCAGCGCAAGATAAATCCTTCGGTCGGATATATTCCCAATTTCTGAAGCAGCCAGACAAGCATAATCCAAAGGCATTGCAATAGGCTGTCCGTGAAAATTACCACCACTAATGGTCCGGTCTTCACTAAATATTACCGGATTATCAGTAACCGAATTGATCTCTATTTCAAGGGTATCTTTCAAGTGCAACCAGGCATTGCGCGACGCGCCATGTACTTGTGGAATACAACGCAAAGAGTAAGGGTCCTGCACTTTCGCACAATCCAAATGCGATTCTACAATCTCCGATCCTGCCAAAAGGTTCCTGATATTGGCTGCTACATGCTGATTTCCAGAATAGGGTCTTAGCTGATGTAATTGCTCATCAAAAGGTTTTGCCGATCCCATTAAACCTTCCAACATCATAGCTGCAGTGATATCGGCTGTGGCCAATACATTGTGAAAACGTGCCACCACCTGTACTGCATGTGCGGCAATAAACTGGGTACCATTAATTAAAGCGAGACCTTCTTTTGCACCCAATTTAATCGGCTCAAGTCCATGTTTTTTTAAAAGCTCGGCAGTAGCCGTTACCTTTCCTTTGTAATGAACTTTCCCCAGTCCAATCAATGGAAGAAAAAGATGCGACAAAGGAGCCAGATCACCCGAGGCACCTACTGAACCTTGTTTAGGCACCATAGGTATTACCCCTGTCTCCAGATGCCAGATCATCCTGTCAAGCGTTGCTTCCTGAATTCCTGAATATCCCTTGGCCAGGGCCTGTAATTTCAGAACCAGCATCAATTTTGAAATTTCTTCATCAATAGCTTCCCCGACACCAACAGCGTGGCTTTTAAGAATATTTTCCTGAAGTTTCCTGGTATCCTCTGCCGAGATCATGGAAGTACATAAAGGACCGAAACCGGTATTGATGCCATACACCGCCTTATCCGAAAGTGCTATTTTTTCTACAACCGCACTACTTTTATTTATCTTTTGACGGGTATCAGGGCTTAAAACACCCTTTATCACTCCTCTACTGATAGCCAATGCTTTACCAGCTGTAAGAAAATCTGAACCGTAATTAAAAATCTGATGAACACTCATAACAAAAATCGTTTACACAAATATAACCCCTATCTTTGATACTTATAAATACCATTTACATCATCAATCAATAACCATGGGTTATCAAATAGAACTTAGGCATTTGAAATATTTCCAGGTCCTTGCGCAGGAATTGAAGTTTAGAAAAGCAGCAGAACTGTTGTTCATTTCACAGCCCGGTCTTAGTCGGCAGATTATGCAAATGGAAGAAATATTTAACGTAAGTCTGTTCGATCGCAGCAAAAAAAAGGTTGAGCTAACTGCTGCCGGTTTATATCTGAAAGAAGAAGTAGATTTCATTTTCAATCACCTGGAAACCATCCGCCGGCAACTGGACAACATCAATCAGGGTAAAGAGACCGAGCTACGAATAGGTTTTTTAGGCTCCGCAGCGCAAAAAGTTGTACCCGAACTGGTACTGAGGCTAAACCAGAAATACCCCGGCATTCAAACCATTTTGGATGAAATGCCTAATAAATTGCAAATAGAATTACTAGAGAAAGATAAGCTGGACCTAGCCTTTGTACGCTTGCATCGCCTTCCGCAAGGCATTTCCAGACATCTCATTCATCAGGATACCTTTGCGATGGTATTGCCTGTAGAGCATCCTGTCAATGCCGATAATTTTAATAGTGTAAGGGATTTTAGCGATGAACCTTTTATTTTCTTTTCAAGTGAAGATAGTCCATTTTATCATGATCTGATTACAGGCATTTGCGAAGACAGCGGTTTC
Encoded proteins:
- a CDS encoding M48 family metallopeptidase, with translation MDILYTVDEKYLQAIEELNYGELPKALHLFNEIINADPEYARAYYQLGCFYYYQFKNYQTAGYYFKKCIELEAEFPDVYIHYLDLLITLKMYQSVGPVSEKALALPGVCKAEIYGRLGLNAEIQQDFVLAKEQYKLAVLAAASEADHNLFKDHLKRVDDKLHANKKMVYAYQS
- a CDS encoding helix-turn-helix transcriptional regulator; its protein translation is MKARRDVFQAIADPTRREILGLLAAQTLTLNGIAENFQISQPAISKHMRILTECGLVSITPNGREKLCEAKLDQLNEVTGWVEQSKKLWNHRFEKLDHYLVELQTKNQNDGIK
- a CDS encoding SRPBCC domain-containing protein, giving the protein MESNKIQTEKELYITHLFNAPRELVFQAWTDPEQLKHWYAPDGCTIEFKSVDARQGGTFHSCIHDPVHGECWIKGVYKEVTFPEKLVFSMILSNEKGEDIGSAAAGKPEDWPQEILTTVMLVAVGAQTKLSIHQTVPEASAKESGAYQSWIKMLNKLETLMENA
- a CDS encoding urocanate hydratase, which gives rise to MDFKAQILQGIPDILPEKKPYDHSISHAPVRKDILTSDEKKLSLRNALRYFPQEWHGELAIEFLKELKTYGRIYMYRFRPDYAMYARPVAEYPAQSQHAACIMLMIQNNLDPAIAQHPHELITYGGNGGVFQNWAQYLLTMKYLATMSDEQTLNMYSGHPQGLFPSSPAAPRVVVTNGMMIPNYSSPDDLEKYSALGVTQYGQMTAGSYMYIGPQGIVHGTTITLMNAFRKKLDSSESPEGKIFLTAGLGGMSGAQPKAGNITGCITVCAEINPDAARKRHAQGWVDELIEDLDTLVTRIKVARIAKETVSLAFIGNVVAVWEHFDKEGVFVQIGSDQTSLHNPWSGGYYPVGLTYQESNEMMAADPELFKTYVKASLIRHADAVNAHVAKGTYFFDYGNAFLLECSRAGADVMAANGIDFKYPSYVEDILGPMCFDYGFGPFRWVCTSGNPEDLKTTDRLAMEVLLEIKVVAPVEIQQQLQDNVTWIKEADANKLVVGSQARILYADAEGRAKIAERFNEAVKTGLLSAPVVLGRDHHDVSGTDSPFRETSNVYDGSRFTADMAIHNVIGDSFRGATWVSIHNGGGVGWGEVINGGFGMVLDGTDAAAGKLKNMLFFDVNNGIARRSWARNKEARFAISREMERTAALNVTLPYIVKDELLDNLF
- the hutH gene encoding histidine ammonia-lyase, with protein sequence MSVHQIFNYGSDFLTAGKALAISRGVIKGVLSPDTRQKINKSSAVVEKIALSDKAVYGINTGFGPLCTSMISAEDTRKLQENILKSHAVGVGEAIDEEISKLMLVLKLQALAKGYSGIQEATLDRMIWHLETGVIPMVPKQGSVGASGDLAPLSHLFLPLIGLGKVHYKGKVTATAELLKKHGLEPIKLGAKEGLALINGTQFIAAHAVQVVARFHNVLATADITAAMMLEGLMGSAKPFDEQLHQLRPYSGNQHVAANIRNLLAGSEIVESHLDCAKVQDPYSLRCIPQVHGASRNAWLHLKDTLEIEINSVTDNPVIFSEDRTISGGNFHGQPIAMPLDYACLAASEIGNISDRRIYLALEGNTAGVPKLLMRETGLNSGFMILQYTSAALASENKGLCFPASADSIPTSLGQEDHVSMGSISGRKALQVIENVERILGIELFCAAQAMDYHAPLKSGKMITEVHNFVRSKIEHLEKDQIMYEMMEKAIEMVQDGTILQLANEVAAKSHVANTTEYSNRFESF
- a CDS encoding LysR substrate-binding domain-containing protein; the encoded protein is MGYQIELRHLKYFQVLAQELKFRKAAELLFISQPGLSRQIMQMEEIFNVSLFDRSKKKVELTAAGLYLKEEVDFIFNHLETIRRQLDNINQGKETELRIGFLGSAAQKVVPELVLRLNQKYPGIQTILDEMPNKLQIELLEKDKLDLAFVRLHRLPQGISRHLIHQDTFAMVLPVEHPVNADNFNSVRDFSDEPFIFFSSEDSPFYHDLITGICEDSGFRPKVFHKSVNALTIFKLVEEGLGVAIVPTSLQYGYNLKVKFIELKNIPQRTELYVAWKESNRNPALKNVIELLLDKKVLP